The sequence below is a genomic window from Balearica regulorum gibbericeps isolate bBalReg1 chromosome 9, bBalReg1.pri, whole genome shotgun sequence.
GAGCTAAAACAGACCACACACAGCAGCccctttgcaaaaaaaaaaaaaaaaaaaaacacaaccaaaaaaacccaaaacaccaaaaaaacccacacacaaaacaaacaaacaaaaaaaaaccacaccacacacCACACCCTCATTTCAGATGCTCCCTCTCCCATCAAATGCTTAAACTGAAAGCACCTTGGAGCAGGAATGGGAGTCTTCAACATTTATATTATCTTGGAGGGgctgccaaaaaaaattaatcatctgTTTCACACAGCATCCACCAGAAACACAGTAagggaaactgaaaataagttttcaagTTACTCCTTCTGTGCCCAGCTACTCTACTGCAATCTCAAGTAGGCAGCACTGACcttcagggaaaaaacctccaatTTTCATCCAAACCAACCCAGGCTTTCCAGCAGCATGtgtggggggaagaaagagtTGGTCATCGTCCAtcctgtcccccccacccccaagaaGCGGCAGCTAAGGGCTTGCTGGGCTGCTCTCACACGCAGCATGTGAAAAAGCAGGCAGAGCAAGAATTAGAACTCTCCTCTGAAACCGTGCCTTggcatgcaaaatatttcactgagtAACACATCTCTGGAAGCTGGTCTGTTACCAGAACAAGGCACTTTTGGACAAAAACCTTTGCCAAAAAACCTACCTGGAAAAAGAGACAGGGAGAGGTATGGAAACAGAATTACAACAGACTACCAAAGTGTTTTGGTCAGGCTGTAGCATTGCATTAGATGTACAACTCACTTGTTACAACTCCagctgggggggacacaggaAATGTCCAGGGACCAGCAGGCACCCAGGAGTAAACACATTTTGTACTCCCCGCTATAAACAAATGCGCGTACACCACAGTTACCCAAAACCTAATCTGTAACCTCTTCCAAGGATACTACACCCTTCCCTGTAAATACTCCTAAATGAACTTCATTCCTATAGATTATTTCTAGCAACACCAAGGACATTAAAACAACTAGGCTATCCCTTGCCACAATTCCCCCGGAGGTACAACGGAGATTTGGTGCTCGGCTCTGAATTTCCatctgctgagcagagctcaCCAGAGCACTGCTTACTGCCGCTGGCCCCTCCAACCCGCTTTTCCTGACAGGCTTTCCTGCATGGCTTTACTGGGACACAACTGGAATCTAAAGGTATTtagaaaaaccaaacagctcAGCCACGCTCCCTTAAACACGACATGCTGTGGCTCGTAACCAAATTCATTAGCACCGGCCCATTGACTTCAAGCAGAACCAAACCACAGGTTCCCCTGAAAGCTCCCATCATCTGCTCTCTTCCAAAACTGGTAGGTCCAGACCCTTCTGGGGGTATAAATCTCAGTAACTTCATTTAATCCAATCAAACATGTAAGCGGGGAACCCAGACCACCACCTTGTTTACATccagaaaatgcaaaggaattAAGACAGAGctagtatatttaaaaaaaaaaaaaatactacatatatttttaacataagaCATTCCAAcctcttttcctgtttccctcctctcccactaCCTTTGTGCCATTTGATCAGACTCgctattttcccctctttaCATGAGGGCCATATTTAACATTCATGACTGCAGTGGTCTCAGTGAGGAACCGAATAGGCGATGCCAATAAGCCAGTACACACGACCCAGCACACTTATCCTGGCACACAGCACAAATTTGGGTGCTGGGGTAGCCACAGCATCATCAACATGCAAGGAGGTGGGGACCAGGGACACAACAACCGTCCCAAAGCAGGAGTTGCACAGCCATCTCTGCCAGCCCGCAGCCACCGACGCTCGTGGCAACACAGCGATGGGGTTTCAGGGTTTCTGAACGCTGAGCTCAGGGTACGATTCTTAGACATAGTCcataattaatttcaaatccATTGACCACAAAAAGAATTTATAGCAAAACAAGATTTAAGTGCTGTGGAACCAgctgcatggggttttttgacaaaaatcaaaagaatttaATAGTTTAATCTCTCAAACAACATGCAACTCCCCCACCAGCATCTCAAGTGCTAATATCtgtttcatgtaaaaaaattcaaatatctCAGTTTtggaatgacttttttttttttaaactttcagtCAAAATCTGGAGCCTCTCAAACTTATAACTTATTGCTTGGGAAGGTGCAAAACAGAGCCTAAACTGAGAAAGATTAGCTAAAACAAAGTCAGTGCATTTTCTCTCCATCCTCAATTTTATATTACTGAAGTAAGAGTTTTATGGTTTTGCCCCAAATGTGATGACCTATAAAAGGAACAAAGTATGAAggctctggctgcagcaagGGGAACTTCACCCAGAAAGCTTTCTTTaccaagacagaaaaatccctacttgaaaaagaattaatttaccAAATAAAGTGATTCAAAGTAATcattaaaatgcacaaagcGATTAAAAATTACCCCAAAATTTGACTTTACAACATTTAACATACACATCCAAGTTCAGGCACCTCTTTAGAAGACCACAGCTGTTGTTAAATGAGACCTTGTAAGAGTAAACTCctttcagtttgaaattaaaTCATTGCATGGTGCAGTACTCTGCCATTCTGAAACAATTTCAAGTAATATTTCTGAAACTCCAGCCTCAGAGGTACAGCTTTGCAGACAGGGCACATAAAACTGTGACAGAGCTCTTACTGTGAATAAATAATGGTGGCTATATCTAGAAAACAATACCAGCCTACACACCGCTTGATAAATATCCCCTATTAAGGGGCTCCAGCATTTTACAAGCATACCAGATAACTAGCAGTGATCACACTGTAAtccattttaattcaaattgaaaagcttttttttttttttcctcttttcaagGGAAAAAGCCTGTCTACAGCCAAGTAGTTGTAAAAAAAGTTATAGATCTCTGAAAAAACAAGacatatttcagctgaaatacctGAATAAGgattattatattatattttcaaaCCTATTATGAATTCTTATCTTGAAGTCAGCATGCCTTCACTGAAACACATCCATTTTCATCCAAAACAGTCTAAACCAGTAAATGCTCAGCTTACCTAGGTGCTGCCTGGGATATATCATgttgagggagggagggaggatggatggatggatggatggatggataggTGAATCCAGGAGTCTCTGCTCCCAAAGAGAAACAGAACCTGGTGGGCTATTACCCCCTTTAATACCCAACAAGCAGCCCTCAGGCTTTGCAGGTGACCTGCGTTTTGGAGCAAACTCAGCTCAGCTGGTGAGCAAGAGGAGATGCCTGAAAGCAAGTGGTGGCTCTCAGGAGCACAGGGCATCTGGAAAGCCACGAAGCGAGCAGTGTGGGGAGAGCCAAGCTACTCGGGTGTCTCTGATGTTCCTCCGGGCAATAAACCACAGCCTTGTAacaaaaggatgaaaataagTGCTAATGCTGTGGCATCTGTGTAACAGCTGAGACAGGGAtgaaaaggcatgaaaaataccaaaagagAGGTGGGTTTCTCTGGAAATCAGAACAGCTTTGTAATCTCATTAGAACTGATTGCAGCACAATTTGTGCTAGGCAAGAGTGAGTTCAGCGCTGCCCCGACACCACTCCAGGTACTTTGTTTACATTGAGATGAAAGCGATGGCATAAAGCAAAGCTGTATCAGATAGGGGCTTTATCAAAGTATTGAGAATGATTTTCCTGCCCGCCAGCATACTCTGTTTTCTGAGGTTAGGAAAAGTGCTTGCAGCAAGCAGTTGTGACTGCTCAGGATCCATCCATCCAACATCCCTCGCTCCCCCCTGCTTTTATACAGAGGATTTAGTTGCCTAACTCAGGGCTCCAGTATGTTTTTGCTAGCAAGGCACCCAAATCCTTCTGTAGATTTACCCCTCAAcatcctaattaaaaaaagcagctgctttttatgGCCTTATGTCAGcttggaataatttttcttagtTATTGAAAACAGCTGCTCTTCTGATTAGTACACTGcgcatttattttctcttatacCAGTGTCAAACTGCTTCATTGCAACGCAGACAGGAGACGctcatttttacaaaataaatctgtgctAAATAGAAACAGAAGCGAAATGGAAcaaatattttggcattttttagCAGTGGTACACAATGAGACAAAGTGCATCCTCATGCAATTGATTCACTGTTGTTCTGACACAGcatgaaaaatgaggaaagccATATAAAAATGAGGCcttttttaatacttcaaaACTTCCCACAGAACAGTTTCCTTTAGCTAAAAGCTGTTGTGGCAGAACGTTTCACCAAAGAACCCCCCGCAGCAGTGAGATCGCaaatgctactttaaaaaaaaaaaaaaaaaaaaaagacagacaatggAAAATGGCTTGGATTAAAGTTTTCCAGCCAAACTATCCTGGGGATGCTacctgggagcaggcagggaagggtAGAGCCTGGCGCTGCTGCAGGTGGAGGCAGAAAAATCCTACCGAGGCACCAGCCCTGTGAGTCTCCGCTCGTCAAAGGAGGAGGTGTGtacatttgtttctgttgaaaatttTAACTAATTTGGGGTAATTTTTGAGCCCAGCTGCGGTCTGATCTGATTAAAGGTACTCAGTTCATAAACAACACGTAGTTTGGTCAAGATACCgaagtagaaaaaataataatgtagagaaacataattttccagGCATTATTGTTAATTCAGTTTGGTATTAGATAAAGATAACTCTGTCTCTGCAAAGATCCATATTTAGCCAAACCACTCCTCACTGTGCTTAACACACTTGGCTTTACACAATACttgtttaatgtattttaattaaatttaaaaaaaaaaccaacaaaatccCACCTGCTTCCTAAATAAACATCAACActttaaattaaactaaaagTACCACTGCCACAGCTACAGACCCTAAGAAACTTCTGCATATGAAGGAGCTGTGTGTTATTTCAGTAACTTGTATGCATGCTTCTCACCTTCCCAGTCAGGGTTTTGGGCAGAAATCCCTTCCACTGCTATTTGGTTAATGATAAAATATGTCCTGAGCACAGGAGCCTGCACAAACCCCGCCGCAGTCCTCCCACATCCACGGCGGGGGGGTAGAAGTCAGTGTGATCATGTCATGCCCTTCCCCAGGATCTGTGAGTCTGGACCTTGGCACAGCCTGAATTGTCTCCAGCTGCTCATGTTAACGTGCTCTCAGAGCACCTTTGCAGGATTTAGGCAGCTCAAAGTCCCCTCCataagttgattttttttgcagggaCTTTGGGAAGGAAGCAGTCACTCTTCTAGTTTGTACGGTGTTGCCAGCTCCTCTTTTCCCCAGAGGACCGGGCAATTAATTTATGGAGAGGATTAGATCTGAGCGGATTCTTGAGAGGCCCTGaatttttgcattgctttctcAAGAGCATTTGTAGAggttatttataaaaaaagtgtaagaaacttcagcaggagaagagaaaattgcCAGTCAGATGTCCCTACGCTGCCATCTGCTACAGGGGCTGTATGGGAAGCAGCGTGAAGGCACAACAAAAAAACTGAGGGTGTTGTGACAGCAGGAATccaaaattattattacaacTTCTTGGTTTTCCTCAATATTTAACAGCTGCCAGAAAATTCATGAACTGAAATCTCCATCTTTTATATACTTAGTACTCTGGATTTGAACCACATAGGAACTAACTCGGATTTAAGCACCAAATTAAGTACCAACTTTTTGACAAAGCCAGTACATCTCACATTTGAATTGCTGATTCTGGAAGAGGGCTGCAAAGCTGAGGAGTTTGAAGGACCCTTTACATTTACTGGATAGATAGGATCAGCCTTTTAAAATTGCCttgtttttatcttaaaatttaACAGCAGTTCCCTGGTGTTAATTTTCTCaccatataaaaaaaagtctcaggaACTCTTCATCTCGGTGCCATGTAAAAAGAAGATATTAGGGACAGAGACATGATTTATGATGGTATTTAAATACCGTATGGAAAGCACGATGGCAATTTAAGCAAGGAAACCGAGAGCAATGGGAATAGTAGCCTACTCTGCCCCGTCCGTGTTGGGGTCAGACCCAGCATTCATCAAATCACTGGAAAAATGTCCCAGGCTTGTGACTGCCTGAGAAGACAAGTAAATCCCAGCACCACTGAAGGTTAATTACGGGACttgagttttatttcttaaaaaaaagcatgattgGAACAATTTGGTGTGCCATGGTTTATATGCCAAAGGTGGCCTAAAGTTACCACGATGAGACAAGGTGTATTAATAAGGAAATATATCCAACCTGACATCCAGAGATTATTTAATGTCATACTTTTATTTCACAAGATTCAGTTCCATTTTGGTAAACTAGCTTTTTAAAAACGTGCCCACAGGTCCACTGGGCCATCACGACCCCTTAGGACTTGTGGGAGTGTCAAAGCCAGCTCctggctgcctcctcctcctcctcttcctcctcctcttcctccctgcagccGAGGGCTGAGCCCGCAGCATCACCTCAATCAGCAGCGGCTCAGAAACGGAGGGTTCTCAGTAGCCTAATAACGTGGATTATGCATCTCTCAGTTACTTTTGAAAgtttcagatatatttttgcCTAAGGACAGTAGATAGGGGGTTTTTTATGGTGAACAAATATCTCTAATACTCTTTGAAACAAACCTTTATATAATTCATGACCAAGTCTAAAGTACTAGGTAATACTGATTCAAtgataaaataactttaaatctTTTCATGTGATTTCAAGAAACCTACTGCTCATGTTCACATCCAATTAAGCTCTATGAATCAAACTCTGCAATCTTTACCAAAACCGATGATTGTCAGTACTGATTTCCAGAGAAGTTTTGACCATGCAAGGATTGCAGGAGCTGGCCTGATTAAAATTGCAGTTGGACAATGAGTTTCATTACATGATTTGAATAGGCTAATTACAAACCTGAAGTCTGTGATGTGAAATCCCCTCCCCATGCTGGTCCTGCTGGCGTTTGGATGATGGTTTCTTTTAGCCATCACCCACCTGCACAAAGAACGTTCTACTTCTTGGGGCTGCTAGTTAAAACTAATccatattttgcaaatataaatatttttgttaaaagatCGCAAAACCTAGCAACTAAACTGATGCTCATGTCTCCTCTTGCAGGCGTGTTTCTCAGTAACATCTTTGCCCTTTAAATCTATAGCAGGATCTCAAAAACATCTGGATACAGAAGAAACCCCGTAAAGATGCTGTCGTCCTCAGCGCTGACATAGACCCCGTTCCAGTCCCGCGCAACCTCCAGCCACACCTGGTCGCCTGCACTCAGCTTCAGGACGGTCAGGAAGGATGCCTGGTCGATCTCCTGGCCGTAGAGCGTCTCACGGGCTTTGGCCACCTTCCTGCTGCGGGCGACGAGGCTGACGCGGGCTGGACGCCCTCTCACTGTCAGGTGGTAGGCAAAGACGTACGCCCCGGGCACGCTGCAGTTGAATTTCCCGGTGGAAGGGTTGTAATCTTCTTGGTCATTGTACAAGATCTTGTCAAATCTAATGGGGACGTTGGGCGGAGGGAAGGGCTTGGACAAGCCGGCGCTGAACGCCGATCGCAGGAGCTTTGCGGTGTCCCCTCGGGCGCCCTTTGCCCCACGGGAGCCTTTCTTTCCCGGGGCCCCTCGGCCCCCCTTGCTGCCAGCGACCCCCTTGGGCCCAGAAGGTCCCATCACGCCAGCGGGTCCCAGGTCCCCTTTTTCACCCTTACTTCCTTGCTCGcccttttctccttgttttccatccGCCCCCTGAACACCCTCAGCCCCCATCTCCCCTTTGCTGCCTTTCTCCCCCTTTGtgcccccttcccctctctccccctttgCTCCTCTCCCCCCTGGCTCCCCACAGTACCCCTTCTCCCCCGtgtctcccttttcccctttgtcACCCTGTTCTCCATCCACTCCCGGCTCTCCAGCATCCCCTCTATCTCCCTTGTCTCCTTTGGTCCCGTTCTCACAAGTGTCCCCTTTGGACCCCTTTTGTCCCTTCAGTCCAGGGAAGCCGTAGTTGCCCTTATTGCCTTTTACTCCAGCTTCACCTATGAAAAGGGCAaagcagggggggaaaaaaaaagagattaaaaacattAGTATTGGATTGCTTTGGAGATGGAGGGGCATGACcaacagcaaagggaaaggtCAGCACAACATTCCTGGTTTTCCCAGCCCGTTACGTACCTTGCAGCCCAGGTTTGCCTGGATAACCGGGGTTTCCACTTACTCCTCGCTCGCCTTGCTCCCCTTTGCCTCCTAGGACATTTCACCATTAATACACTGCTGGTGATgttgtctgcagcacagcaatCATGGCACAAAAGGTGACTGGTACCATTTTGCCTGTCTCCCTCACTTCATTAATAAAACAGATATGAGCAATGTGTGTTTCCAAGAAGTGCCTTCAGAAACCTCAGCTGAATCTCACAGCACCGAGCACCATCGCTCAGACAACTGCATCTCACCCGAACGTTGGATTTCTGACTCTAATCGGCACCTTGCTGGGAGGTGGTTGCTGCTGTTTAATGGCAAGATGGAGATGACAGATGTGCACTTCTCACTCCAGGATTGCCAAAAGTCTTGTTCAAGAAGTGAACCAAAGCCTAGGAGACTGCACTGACTGAAATGTGCAGCACGATGCTGCTGGTACCCCGTAATCAGCTTTGCTGAGTGTTTCTCCACGGCCGAAGGCAGCCACAGGGTCCTACCAGCAGTGTGGCAGCAGGACAGAGCTGCTCTGAGCCTGAAATGAAGGGCAGGGTTTCCTTTCGGTTACTACTGATGGATAATAATTGCTCTCTATATcttagctgaaataattttgcctgAGATACTTAAATTGAAAAGCAGCTTCTACACCTGTACATAGCTTCCATGGTGGGTTTTTCCTACTTATGTCCCTAATTGAAAGCAAATTGAGCTCAGATTTTGAACTCTGACTCAGAACAAGGAGTTTCAAGTGAGACCTTTATGAGCAGCTGTTCCTATACCGCCTGCTCATACACTACCACCATCCAAGTTATTATCCCTGCACTAATGCCAGCTAAATCTCACAAGGTGCCAATCCATATCAGCATACTCcgtttcctttgaaaaatatattttcctataATTTTGTGGTATTCGATGAGGACAGCagcatctgttttcaaaatgaacaGTTAGTCTCCTTTACCTCTTTCTCCTTTAGAACCTTTTGGACCTTGAGGACCTGGGGTTCCCGGCAGACCTTGCAGACCAgcatctcccttctcccccttgGCACCTGTAATGTAATCACACCAGCAAAATTATCTTAGTAACTCAAAAGTTTAActtctttataaagaaaattcGCAATAATAGCTAAGCAACATGGCATCGAGGGATACCAGGTGAGGGAAACTCTGTTTCCATCATGCTGGGAAGAGCTGGCTAATTTTATTTGGCATCATACAACCAATGCAAAGCCGTGAGACGGGCGGGTTTGGCTTGAGCCCTGCTCCCCTGTGCGTTGCAGACACTGCAGCTGAAACCCTACATCAGGGCAAACGGCAGGGATGGTAGGGGCAACGCTGCACTGCTCGTGCTGAGATTAGTGGGGCGCGTGCACCCCAACCTTTGCCTTTCAGCTACTGCAAGCCCCAAATCTTGGGGCCAGCTTGGCATTTCACTCTTGGCTGTAgttaaagactttttaaaaccaACTCTCAGCTGCCTCTAGAGCCACAGGAGCTCAGACATTCGTAAAATATCAGAAGGAATCTGTCTTGGATATTTGAGTGCATCTAAGGAGCTCCCATTGCTTCGTAATTGCCCCTCTCCTTAAAAAGAATTAAGTCTACAAATATAAAGTGGACCCTGGCAGACGGCTCCATGCTGGATGGGTGGAAAGGCAGGCAAGCATGTCCCAGTGCATGTCTGGGAGTAGACTAGAGCAGTTTCAGTCGTCACAACACAACCCATTTGACACAAGGACTTTTCCATCAACACTCCAGAGACGTATGAGTGCAAACTCCCTCTGCAGCCACTATAATTTCCATTAGCCAATCCCTGCCGAGCTATGGGAAGTGAAAATCTCTTGAGTACATtgtattaaaagcaaattatttcatgaTTTTACCACCTTTCCTCAGATGAATAGTTTCTATCTCCAATATTACTGCTATTAAAGTGATCATTTGCAAACTACTGCACTATTCATTATAGCAGTATTAGAATTAGGTGCTCTGTAGATATCTATtttagcagcagaaaaaagagacaaagtaTGTCTTATCAAATATTTAGGTGTTCTATACAGAGCTGCCTCTTGTGAgagcaaataattattttaaaatttgaacccgaaattatttttgtattcaaattccttttttccgagggaaaaaaaaaaatccaagaaaaagaGGCTTTTATAATAAACCTTCAGCAAAGATATAAAACTGCTTGCAGGTAGTTTTGAGGGTCATAAAACCGTGGCTGAAGTGAATGTGAAAGTAAATCTGTGACTCCCAAGGGAtcagggacagggacagagaATCGAAGAGTGTGGCCACGTGGGGCACCCGCCAGCAGCGCCGTGGTATGGGGCCAGCTCTGCACGCGTCCCCACGCCAGTGTGGTCCTCAGCGTGAGTGCCATGGGGCAGAAGCTCCTTTTTGGGGCTTTCCCACTCATATTGGCGTTTTATAACTTCTGGGATGTGGCTAGCACGCGCTTTTTTGCTCTGGCTTTATACAAGGTATAACCACATTGGGCATTTGCTGCACAAGTCCTGCCGACCCATTTCTTGAAGGAGAAGCGGAAGATTCCTTGATACGGTTTATGCGCCTTAGCTAAGAGCGGCAAGAGACATCGCTGTACCTGGGGGTCCCTGCTCCCCTGGCTGCCCCCAGGGCCCCGTGGCAGGCGGGCAGCAGTCACAGCAGTTGAAGAAGAAATCGGCTGTGTCAAGCGTGTAGTTCTCAAAGGGGAAGAGCGTGGTGGCCCCTCGGGCCGCGGGGCTCAGGGTGGGTAACTCGGCTCTGCTCGGTGCTGCTGGGAGCGGGCTTTTCCCGGCGAGGGGGGTGTGAGAGGCACCATCGCCCGCCAGCTGTAAGGGCTTCGTCTTCGTGTACTTCACAGCTGGGGTCACCTTCACTCCCGCGTGCACGGTGGTAACAACCAGCATCACAAACGCCGAGACGGGCCCCGGTGAGCTCCACATGTTGGCAGCTGTGGGAAAAGACGAATGCAAGAATAAATTGCTGCACACCACCTATTCGCGTGTTCCCCACAAAGCCAGAAGACCTGCAGGAGCAGTGTGGGCATCTGCCTGGAGGACCACGTTACAAAGCCTCACTTTTTATGGGgaaagtaaagcaaaattaGCAAAACTTCCTGCCTGCTCACCCCTATTGACCGTCACCCCAGAGAGCACTTGCTGTCCAGCTGCTCCCGTTAGCTGCGGCTGGAAGAGCTCCCACGGGTATCAATAGAAGCTCAAGGGACTGACTGAGTCACACGATCACTGGGACACATGATGTCTCTTCCGAGTGTATGATTAGGAATAACTCAATAGGATTTCTGAGTTCAACACAACTGCACATTATAAAAAGCTTTGCTCTAAAagaataaatggaaacaaaaggaaacatcaaGTATTCCAGAATTTTTATGTCgattttttcttcattactgACTGATTTTCTGGACTTGCATATTCTTTTAGTATAAACTTTCAGGtccattctttttattttttaaagtgttgctTTAGCTgaaccaggaagaaaaaacaaagtaagcgggacacatttttttcctataggaCAGATGATGCCTCTCAGATGACTTGTCATATAAAgcatctttgtttcttttttaaaccagtGTACCGGCCTGTAAATACAAATGGAACAGACTCCCTTTCTTGCAGAACCTGTAATCTAACCTTCCTTAGCAGCTAAGGCACTTCATTACCTGAAAAAGCCACCGGGAGAAACACTGACTGTCCTTGCCATCCAGAGGGCAAAAGGAGGTCCAAGCCACAGTCAGGTATTTGAGGGCTGGATTATAATCGTTCCATCTTTAAGAATTCAGTTTTAGAGGAAGGGGTcatgattttttccattttcacacaaaaccaaatcatTTCATGGAAAATTGATTATCCACACAAAATCCCCAGCCATCACCGCTGCCCATTGCTGCCGTTCAACCCATCCTTTACCCCGTCAGCTCCAGTAAGGGATAAATTAACCCTTCTCCATACATTCGTCGCATTAGAACAGGATACCAGGCACTGATTTTTGTCACAGGCTCATATTTGCTGATATTTGCTCCCTGCCGACCTTACCATGAAGAGCCGAACCCGGGGGCGGTTGGCGCGGGAGGGCAGCGCTCAgcgcaggcaggcagagaggaaccagACCGTACAGCCAGCAGCCGGGAGGCAGCCGCAGTCGCAGAGCAGGAGGGTCATCTGCTGtctaggaagaggaaaaaaaaaaaagcaccaaattCTCCTTTTGATGAATATACTCACGCAGGagtgtttttttccactgccgGAGATGACTGAATAAACCCATAACTTCCACGCGCTGAAAGCCAGCAGCAGAACGAAACTGCAGCTTTAGAGACCTAGTGACTTTATGGGGAAATGgtaaatctgttttcaaatcaAAACCATTTCTACGTTTTACTGTCACAAACCACTTCTGCAACAAGCTCTGAAACCAGACACTCTCTAGTTCCATTGCCAGATTGATGGATTGCTGTCAAATACtggaaaaacataattaataaaaaaattatacctTACCAGtctgtttagaaaataaattgctcaGAACAAGGAACAGATTTTCAGCATAATGGGCAAGACTGTTCCTAAAATAACTATTcttaaatatataaacacattttaataaacatgaaATTTTGGACTTTTTCATTACATCAGCTCCCCACCACTGATTCAAAAATCATGCATTTGAATCCCCCCCACTAGGAAAGATTATGATTCACAGTGGACACAAAATATGAAGAATTAAACTTTGCCGCATCTCATTCACTACATCTATATTTAATTGGACCTAAATATCCACTAATCGTTAGCATGTGTCCCATAATAACGTTGTACTAATACAGTTGTTCTTTGATTTGGTCCCTAAAATTAGAGTATTTAAATATTCCGGTTCAAAACAGGTATTTAGCCCCAGTCTCCCAGCTTTAAATATCAGGGAGATGATCGCACTTCCTGttgtttcattatttcaagTTCTTATATAGGGGAGGAAAAACACTAGTCCTCATGCAGTTATACATTCATTACAGACAGTAACATTTCTtcagacaaaataaattgcCACTGTGTCTTAAACTCTACGACTTCATTGCAAACATCCCGCCAGAATACTAAACGAGCGGTGTGTGCTATCTCCTACCTTATAACTGGTCCTGCTCCCAGGACGACCCCCCCCTCAATGGCACTTTGAAAAAGACAATCTTATTTTCGGAGAGAATCAGTTTTATTTGCGTAATGGCTGCTCCCGTGGCCAATGAGAGCCTGCGCGgtgtggggagaaggggggatTGGCAAAGTC
It includes:
- the OTOL1 gene encoding otolin-1 → MWSSPGPVSAFVMLVVTTVHAGVKVTPAVKYTKTKPLQLAGDGASHTPLAGKSPLPAAPSRAELPTLSPAARGATTLFPFENYTLDTADFFFNCCDCCPPATGPWGQPGEQGPPGAKGEKGDAGLQGLPGTPGPQGPKGSKGERGGKGEQGERGVSGNPGYPGKPGLQGEAGVKGNKGNYGFPGLKGQKGSKGDTCENGTKGDKGDRGDAGEPGVDGEQGDKGEKGDTGEKGYCGEPGGRGAKGERGEGGTKGEKGSKGEMGAEGVQGADGKQGEKGEQGSKGEKGDLGPAGVMGPSGPKGVAGSKGGRGAPGKKGSRGAKGARGDTAKLLRSAFSAGLSKPFPPPNVPIRFDKILYNDQEDYNPSTGKFNCSVPGAYVFAYHLTVRGRPARVSLVARSRKVAKARETLYGQEIDQASFLTVLKLSAGDQVWLEVARDWNGVYVSAEDDSIFTGFLLYPDVFEILL